One window of the Anopheles aquasalis chromosome X, idAnoAquaMG_Q_19, whole genome shotgun sequence genome contains the following:
- the LOC126580912 gene encoding serine protease persephone-like, with product MATVGEKCRLPVVLLALLYCDTMTLSAAPEPPVSNGWSKKQQQLFENDTCALRSGRLGVCRRGTECDWARNGLRHQTLTHAELAICGFDGPDPIICCFSGDSLLEQGVRSAREACDGYDGVQSELSFHIVGGENAYRGELPFVAALGYRPPTDGDNDPEPAAEDDYQWACGSSLIAPTFVLTAAHCIETDHGRPVVVRMGTTNLIAPPNPAAVQQRMVKEHHLHPAYRRRYAYHDIALIEVSAGFIFDEDVRPVCIHPRVTDLATSVQLMAAGWGDDGQRSRMPDRLLRTNLATVPLDECRARLRTLGILPSSHLPDGVLDQQYCAVGRRLDGVTGYHSDTCSGDSGGPLYYIGEQPLQKYFLAGITSVGTGCGSGTPAIYTRPYHYLDWMATIVWHTGANTSR from the exons ATGGCCACCGTCGGTGAGAAGTGCCGCTTGCCAGTAGTGCTGCTGGCATTGTTGTACTGCGACACCATGACACTGTCTGCGGCGCCGGAGCCGCCCGTTTCTAACGGCTGgtcaaagaagcagcagcagttgttcG AGAATGACACGTGCGCATTGCGCTCGGGGCGGTTGGGCGTTTGTCGGCGCGGCACCGAATGTGACTGGGCGCGGAATGGGCTGCGGCATCAGACGCTGACGCACGCCGAGCTCGCGATCTGTGGATTCGACGGACCGGATCCTatcatctgctgcttctcgggCGATTCACTACT TGAGCAGGGAGTGCGATCGGCGAGGGAAGCTTGCGATGGCTACGACGGGGTGCAGTCCGAGCTGTCATTTCACATCGTCGGTGGTGAGAATGCGTACCGCGGTGAGCTACCGTTCGTCGCGGCGCTCGGCTACCGTCCGCCCACCGATGGCGACAACGATCCGGAACCTGCGGCCGAGGACGACTACCAGTGGGCCTGCGGTAGTAGCCTTATCGCACCCACGTTCGTGCTGACTGCTGCGCACTGCATCGAAACGGATCACggacggccggtggtggtgcggatggGTACGACCAACCTGATTGCCCCCCCGAACCCGGCCGCTGTCCAGCAACGCATGGTGAAG GAACACCACCTGCACCCGGCATACCGGCGCCGGTACGCGTACCACGATATCGCCCTGATCGAGGTGTCGGCCGGCTTCATCTTCGACGAGGACGTCCGACCGGTCTGCATCCATCCGAGGGTGACTGATCTCGCTACCTCGGTGCAGCTGATGGCGGCCGGCTGGGGTGACGATGGTCAACGGTCTCGGATGCCGGACCGGTTGCTCCGGACCAACCTCGCCACCGTACCGCTCGACGAGTGCCGGGCACGGTTGCGTACGCTCGGCATCCTACCGAGCTCCCACCTACCGGACGGTGTGCTCGATCAGCAGTACTGTGCCGTCGGACGGCGGCTGGACGGTGTCACTGGCTACCACTCGGACACCTGTAGTGGCGATTCGGGCGGACCACTCTACTACATCGGTGAGCAGCCATTGCAAAAGTACTTCCTCGCGGGCATCACATCGGTCGGGACCGGGTGCGGATCCGGTACGCCCGCCATTTACACTCGCCCCTACCACTACCTCGACTGGATGGCCACCATTGTGTGGCACACGGGCGCAAACACTAGCCGGTAA
- the LOC126580754 gene encoding uncharacterized protein LOC126580754 — protein sequence MMTWRGRLITLQLLPAAAFLYLLALPCCCSGVDAVNDPNAILTASLACREAGNGTATAHESVLLTAYRPLFESVRKRDYLDAQSQKLHTLQEYLDDRAPYVSVGMDPTVGIPYGTEACVPELNRHFRRLVLLRVTDHHEDLRGGAYRRLEICVRTQEDSYDDAVNLLQATLVLGAGHTSP from the exons ATGATGACGTGGCGCGGACGCTTGATTACGCTGCAGTTGCTGCCGGCGGCGGCGTTTCTGTACCTTCTGGCCCttccttgctgctgcagcggcgtTGATGCTGTCAACGATCCGAATG CCATTCTTACGGCCAGCTTAGCATGTCGGGAGGCCGGAAATGGGACGGCGACGGCACACGAGAGCGTACTGCTCACCGCCTATCGGCCCCTGTTCGAGAGTGTCCGGAAGCGCGACTATCTGGACGCGCAGAGCCAGAAGCTGCACACACTCCAGGAGTACCTAGATGACCGTGCACCGTACGTGAGCGTCGGGATGGATCCGACCGTCGGTATTCCATACGGGACGGAAGCGTGCGTGCCCGAGCTGAACCGACACTTCCGGCGTCTGGTCCTGCTGCGTGTGACCGACCACCACGAGGATCTGCGAGGCGGTGCTTACCGGCGGCTGGAGATATGCGTGCGCACGCAGGAGGACAGCTATGACGATGCGGTAAACTTACTCCAGGCCACGCTCGTGCTCGGCGCTGGTCATACTTCGCCATAA
- the LOC126570603 gene encoding uncharacterized protein LOC126570603 encodes MTEKETGATKKQDPVPASPVPVPRARPSLAKAPITVELESRFEGDYVNTQMASHDPASLTTVVPRPIPAPRTTRPRVLLAGTDDGAERQQDGDGDGDDDDGRYQNVIVRRIEEPAPVGDHRMAVYLDPFPPSSPVGRLPGKLCNNLHDHGAPDSDGVSVGSADSASVRGSTGSSKYKTNSPGDLFKTIGTTSRLLTESIGERVAHKSRKVANNVLHTGTSLVSWSQETGRTAADKLKSVGRSRNINAANREPVTPETVVQEGKGEPSPLVLERAIPETLQSIQFLSPLLNNQTSNSATTTMETTDGDGATYDVPRCRGNKLTNLQIVEPPRSSIVHDSNLSLDDAPSSVSSTTDQPPSVRSSSYFQRNAPASQSLYNRVLPKRNRQPPAMPAPGVLRRQKQNKSESNLYESTFYVDCSPDDAAGEPHLYGKLNVLPRLSSSSSSSSNNNSSCSLNASEDDYTLPELRKAPPGSARRARQIFSRQTSTIGELELAKNQLAPFRHEDPPRSNHRSDSWNFYDITVYGASAAAADSSNNSSSRSSPLYGHVSEMQSTLLMPVNMASAATMSSSKSILGRHDYDEVSIADIIDEFDPLTVAGDRDCGDIGRLSLIEDLLSAESYAENPVPSRRVGLTGDAGNVDGDPQIGVCPNPPERSDSLLVSAAASTDAPTKLVPAKPKRTKHRSSVALARTAPELEPPATRPVTQIVHQNLNLPTDSMENLEVDENVIRPHLAMLDEEGDLATGQADLSYPRRVQTQQQPQTNWYVSETGCFEKLSNVNPVNVAGSAVEKATKQSLPPELTSTEQQQERPPTELPSYYEAIGGTNPVFEHGLAAAQSSSQVKPAALPLASKPTTSVASKLLNALKRRPSLNRGMATGTEVRTMLEMVPKPRLTERLITYKGHVLKFPSGKISDVLNELAPRSIVLRERIFQTFLDPQQTIPKETLQLRYILALQCILQHKFAGEGRLDLHCFEVVLALPKSGGAAGGVGAAGNAVIPMSTNPDLLITNGTSGNVKSNRASYMFGTHKRTDRNLWMAKILQSVTDVFPEELLREFLRAGWCYVKKSVTAEWAGAWLLLAKRRLHLFSYVDSRLEQLDLRKARCITMIESETATIRNLHVEIGPTLLIDCPPYATLYFIMSSPRETQIWRKMICQGAHKNGPTLHGQQLTQADVPVLIDKCINFIYAHGSMSEGIYRKSGSMTAVTRILQLFADDAFDVQLTRAEYSEYDVAGALKKFIRELPGSFFGSYAASFVAIGQLTDVQVKVESYRQLLQRLPRIEYCTLRKLLSHLAFIASLEAQTRMGVPNLAMIWGTTLLANASQNTVEETHSYHQGDAQVVADLIQLYRRLFPVTEDELRKDQLMMTVLQKYHAAAENLSDVVKHSGDLKVWITIDCDTPLEQETAIVEKVGLEDKPQINVDVTPTKTASDVCKELAGKTQHPWYKLTLYEVVLNGSLIRPIHYRENVLEVVVRWTYWDQADRKNNYLTLKPTTTLNDVYRTIQKAPVLTPTMELRFADQRTKAFRNYQLQLVGKGLVVLKKIEKKDRGFEELQKIDLTRVLAYIGCEPKRDRSSLRWAITLIDVEFKSRSRDEPFIGHIFGGLDFASQMLWYASILYSHHKDDILPSGDLFF; translated from the exons atgacggaaaaggaaacaggGGCGACGAAGAAGCAGGATCCCGTGCCCGCcagtccggtgccggtgccacgcGCTAGGCCATCCCTGGCAAAAGCACCCATTACGGTGGAGTTGGAATCACGGTTCGAGGGTGACTACGTCAACACACAGATGGCATCGCATGACCCGGCTAGTTTGACGACCGTAGTACCACGACCGATACCGGCACCGCGCACTACTCGACCGCGGGTACTCCTTGCTGgcaccgacgacggtgccGAGCGGCAACaggacggtgacggtgatggtgatgatgatgatggccgttaTCAGAACGTCATCGTTCGGCGGATAGAGGAACCGGCTCCCGTGGGTGATCACCGGATGGCAGTCTACTTGGATCCCTTCCCACCATCCTCTCCGGTCGGTAGGTTGCCGGGTAAGCTCTGCAACAACCTGCACGATCACGGTGCACCCGACTCGGACGGTGTGTCCGTTGGTAGCGCCGACAGTGCCAGTGTGCGAGGCAGTACCGGTAGTAGCAAGTATAAGACAAACTCTCCCGGCGATCTGTTTAAAACGATCGGCACCACCTCCCGACTCCTCACCGAATCGATCGGTGAGCGGGTGGCGCACAAGTCGCGCAAGGTGGCCAACAATGTGCTCCACACGGGCACGAGCCTGGTGAGCTGGAGCCAGGAGACGGGTCGTACGGCGGCCGACAAGCTAAAGAGCGTTGGTCGGAGCCGGAACATCAATGCGGCCAATCGTGAGCCAGTGACCCCGGAAACGGTTGTCCAGGAAGGTAAAGGGGAACCGAGCCCCCTGGTATTGGAGCGAGCAATACCGGAAACGCTGCAGAGCATCCAATTCCTCAGCCCGCTGCTCAACAATCAgaccagcaacagcgccacgaccacgatggaGACTACCGACGGCGACGGGGCGACGTACGATGTGCCGCGGTGCCGCGGTAACAAGCTGACAAACCTGCAGATCGTCGAACCGCCCCGATCCTCGATTGTACATGACAGTAACCTCAGCCTGGACGACGCACCGTCATCAGTGAGCTCCACCACAGATCAGCCGCCATCGGTGCGATCATCCAGCTACTTCCAGCGCAACGCACCCGCCAGCCAGAGCCTGTACAACCGCGTCTTGCCGAAGCGCAACCGCCAGCCGCCAGCGATGCCAGCACCGGGCGTACTGAGGCGacagaagcaaaacaaaagcgaatcCAACCTGTACGAGTCGACGTTCTACGTCGACTGCTCACCTGACGACGCTGCGGGCGAGCCGCATCTGTACGGGAAGCTAAACGTGCTGCCAAGGCTCtcgagtagtagcagcagcagcagcaacaacaacagttccTGCTCACTCAATGCTTCCGAGGACGATTACACGCTGCCGGAGCTGCGTAAGGCACCCCCGGGTAGTGCACGCCGTGCACGACAAATCTTCTCACGGCAAACATCGACCATTGGTGAACTGGAGCTTGCGAAGAACCAGCTTGCACCTTTCCGGCACGAGGATCCACCCAGGTCAAATCACCGGTCCGATTCGTGGAACTTTTACGATATCACGGTATATGGTGCATCGGCGGCAGCTGCTGATTCCAgcaacaatagcagcagcagaagcagtccACTGTACGGCCATGTGTCGGAGATGCAGTCGACGCTGTTGATGCCGGTTAATATGGCCAGTGCAGCaaccatgagcagcagcaagagcattCTAGGACGCCACGACTACGATGAGGTGTCCATCGCGGACATCATCGACGAGTTCGATCCACTCACGGTTGCTGGTGACCGTGATTGCGGTGACATTGGTCGGCTGTCGCTCATTGAGGACCTGCTGAGCGCTGAATCGTACGCGGAAAACCCTGTCCCGTCCCGGCGAGTAGGGTTGACTGGCGACGCTGGGAACGTTGACGGAGACCCGCAGATCGGTGTCTGCCCGAATCCACCGGAGCGTTCCGATTCGCTGCTCgttagtgctgctgccagcaccgATGCGCCCACGAAATTGGTCCCGGCTaaaccgaaacgaaccaaGCATCGCTCATCGGTTGCGCTGGCCCGAACGGCTCCTGAACTAGAGCCACCAGCGACGCGCCCGGTTACACAGATCGTGCACCAGAATCTGAACCTACCGACCGACAGTATGGAGAATCTCGAGGTCGATGAGAACGTAATACGGCCGCACCTAGCGATGCTGGACGAGGAAGGTGATCTAGCAACCGGGCAAGCGGACCTGAGCTATCCTCGCCGCGtgcagacgcagcagcagccgcagacGAATTGGTATGTGAGCGAGACCGGCTGCTTCGAGAAGCTGAGCAACGTGAATCCGGTTAATGTTGCCGGTTCGGCAGTGGAGAAAGCTACGAAGCAATCGTTGCCACCGGAACTAACcagcacggagcagcagcaggaacggccTCCCACGGAGCTGCCTTCCTACTACGAAGCCATCGGTGGTACGAACCCGGTGTTCGAGCATGGACTGGCAGCGGCCCAGTCCTCATCTCAAGTCAAGCCAGCTGCCCTTCCCCTGGCGTCGAAACCAACGACCAGCGTCGCATCGAAACTGCTGAACGCGTTGAAGCGCCGCCCGAGTCTGAACCGCGGCatggccaccggaacggaGGTGCGCACCATGCTAGAGATGGTGCCGAAGCCGCGGCTCACCGAGCGCTTGATCACGTACAAGGGCCACGTGCTCAAGTTTCCGTCCGGCAAGATTAGCGACGTGCTGAACGAGCTGGCGCCGCGCTCGATCGTACTGCGTGAGCGCATCTTCCAGACGTTTCTCGATCCGCAGCAAACGATACCCAAGGAGACGCTCCAGCTGCGCTACATTTTGGCACTGCAGTGCATCCTACAGCACAAGTTTGCCGGCGAAGGCCGCCTGGATTTGCACTGCTTCGAAGTTGTGCTGGCCCTGCCGAAGagtggtggcgctgctggcgGTGTCGGTGCGGCCGGTAACGCCGTCATACCCATGTCGACCAATCCGGATCTGCTGATTACGAACGGTACGAGCGGGAACGTCAAGTCGAACCGTGCCTCGTACATGTTCGGCACGCATAAGCGTACCGACCGGAACCTATGGATGGCGAAGATCCTCCAGTCGGTGACCGATGTATTTCCGGAGGAGCTGCTGCGCGAGTTCCTGCGGGCCGGCTGGTGCTACGTGAAGAAGTCAGTGACGGCCGAATGGGCCGGTGCCTGGTTGTTGCTGGCCAAACGGCGGCTCCACCTGTTCAGCTATGTCGACAGCCGGCTGGAACAGCTAGATCTGCGCAAGGCACGCTGCATCACGATGATCGAGAGCGAAACCGCTACGATCCGGAATCTGCACGTCGAAATCGGACCAACGCTGCTGATCGACTGTCCACCGTACGCCACGCTGTACTTCATCATGAGCTCGCCCCGTGAAACGCAGATCTGGCGCAAGATGATCTGCCAGGGCGCGCACAAGAACGGACCGACGCTGCACGGTCAACAGTTAACACAGGCGGATGTACCGGTGCTGATCGATAAGTGCATCAACTTTATCTACGCCCATGGCTCCATGTCGGAGGGCATTTACCGGAAATCGGGCTCGATGACGGCGGTCACGCGCATCCTGCAGCTGTTCGCGGATGACGCGTTCGATGTGCAGCTGACGCGTGCCGAGTACAGCGAGTACGATGTGGCCGGTGCGCTGAAGAAGTTCATCCGGGAGCTCCCGGGTTCGTTTTTCGGTTCGTACGCCGCCTCGTTCGTCGCGATCGGCCAGCTGACAGATGTGCAGGTGAAGGTGGAATCGTATCGGCAGCTGCTCCAGCGGTTGCCCCGCATCGAGTACTGCACGCTCAGGAAGCTGCTCAGCCACCTGGCGTTCATCGCGAGCCTGGAAGCACAGACCCGGATGGGCGTACCGAACTTGGCGATGATCTGGGGCACCACACTGTTGGCGAACGCTAGCCAGAACACGGTGGAGGAGACGCACTCGTACCATCAGGGGGACGCGCAGGTAGTGGCCGATTTGATACAGCTGTACCGGCGACTCTTCCCAGTGACCGAGGATGAGCTGCGTAAGGATCAGCTGATGATGACAGTGCTCCAAAAGTATCACGCGGCCGCCGAGAACCTGTCCGATGTGGTCAAGCACTCGGGCGATCTCAAGGTTTGGATCACGATCGACTGCGACACACCGCTCGAGCAAGAAACGGCCATTGTAGAGAAAGTTGGTCTTGAG GACAAACCACAGATCAACGTGGACGTAACGCCGACCAAAACGGCGTCCGACGTGTGCAAGGAACTGGCCGGTAAGACGCAGCATCCCTGGTACAAGCTCACGCTCTACGAGGTTGTCCTCAACGGTAGCCTCATACGACCCATCCACTACCGCGAGAACGTGCTGGAGGTCGTCGTGCG GTGGACGTACTGGGATCAGGCGGACCGGAAAAACAACTATCTAACGCTCAAACCGACGACCACGTTGAACGATGTATACCGAACGATACAGAAGGCACCGGTGCTGACGCCAACGATGGAGCTCCGGTTTGCCGATCAGCGCACCAAAGCGTTCCGCAACTACCAGCTGCAGCTCGTCGGCAAGGGGCTCGTGGTGCTCAAGAAGATCGAAAAAAAGGACCGGGGCTTCGAGGAGCTGCAAAAGATCGATCTGACGCGCGTGCTCGCCTACATCGGTTGCGAACCGAAGCGTGACCGGTCCAGTCTGCGCTGGGCCATCACGCTCATTGATGTCGAGTTTAAGAGCAG ATCACGCGACGAGCCGTTCATCGGGCACATCTTTGGTGGGCTCGACTTTGCCAGTCAGATGCTCTGGTACGCAAGCATACTATATAGCCACCATAAGGACGACATCCTGCCCAGCGGTGACCTGTTCTTCTGA
- the LOC126570774 gene encoding uncharacterized protein LOC126570774, with product MMEQQSAIDGIGAGAAVSTNDRPLSLYDNLTTMVASAPGAGSGGRTIHFPDIQFRFDESIAATTQPLDRHRRPHHTSARSNFFGLSSSSTSPPGRTDADNGDEQEDRRNGRTTPLPPEAPSMASSTPSASRTDDAVDMSTLSVPDASASPNSTASTVLLSSACPSPARESPGQQQQQQVPVAPRISRPNSTIKSITIQLPPDAAINRGSLSEAIYMTTTVPQNFAKNASTLIGRHKPTRSSLRHSRMLLQNSSSKAYQQQRYQRGNSFNLRHLGLSKGLMVLQILIGALLSLIGLTIMVWSPSTHTKDNPYWSGLTLILCGTMFLVLFAFKRPDRRQRLVVGSGGKASVVVTAAAIGATTDRPPVSRNCVRENCFHVLRVNALVVLVLTIFFTLLAFIYALIHATNLSSPDLRCVPEFSFNVNASTCVCTLDPHRTVPERPGGEASPPAGTNRSLEDDGHRLEYRDFNCNEVLSIWYYVMIVSTVLNSLGCLLAASFLLIYGIECMRNDGMDHAPALLQRKTNGESAPTGHGEMETDGGTAAEPEASFKHRDSASNQPLLTTVRILNTNLVEAKTAAADQQPDSAMLRARGDGSDQELSP from the exons ATGATGGAACAGCAATCGGCAATTGATGGTATTGGCGCCGGTGCAGCTGTATCGACCAATGATCGGCCACTCAGTCTCTACGACAATCTGACGACAATGGTTGCCAGTGCACCAGGTGCCGGTTCCGGGGGCCGCACGATTCATTTCCCCGACATACAGTTCCGCTTCGATGAGAGCATTGCGGCGACAACCCAGCCACTGGATCGGCATCGCCGCCCGCACCACACCTCCGCCCGTTCCAATTTCTTTgggctgagcagcagcagcaccagtcccCCAGGACGGACAGATgccgacaacggcgacgagcAGGAAGACCGCAGGAACGGTCGGacaacaccactaccaccagaaGCACCCTCGATGGCATCATCTACACCGTCGGCATCAAGGACGGATGACGCTGTGGATATGTCCACCCTCAGTGTGCCTGATGCTTCGGCCTCACCGAATTCGACCGCATCCACCGTGCTGCTATCCTCCGCATGCCCAAGCCCGGCCCGGGAATCacccgggcagcagcagcagcaacaggtccCTGTCGCACCACGTATCTCACGCCCCAACTCGACCATCAAAAGCATCACCATTCAACTGCCGCCCGATGCCGCCATCAACCGTGGCAGCCTATCCGAG GCCATCTACATGACGACGACCGTGCCGCAGAACTTCGCCAAAAACGCCAGCACGCTGATCGGGCGCCACAAACCGACCCGCAGCAGCCTCCGCCACagccggatgctgctgcagaacagcagcagcaaggcgtaccagcagcagcgttatCAGCGCGGTAATTCCTTCAATCTGCGCCATCTGGGGCTCAGCAAGGGCCTGATGGTGCTGCAAATACTGATCGGGGCATTGCTCAGCCTGATCGGGCTCACGATCATGGTCTGGTCCCCGTCCACGCACACCAAGGACAACCCGTACTGGTCTGGGCTAACG CTCATTCTCTGCGGTACTATGTTCCTAGTGCTGTTTGCCTTCAAGCGGCCCGaccggcggcagcggctggtAGTCGGCAGTGGTGGCAAGGCTTCGGTAGTggtaacggcagcagcaatcggtgccaccaccgaccggccaccggtttcaCGGAACTGTGTCCGCGAGAACTGCTTCCATGTGCTGCGGGTGAATGCACTCGTCGTGCTGGTGCTCACCATCTTCTTCACTCTGCTCGCCTTCATCTATGCGCTCATCCACGCGACCAACCTGTCCTCGCCGGATCTGCGCTGCGTGCCCGAGTTTAGCTTTAACGTGAACGCGTCCACCTGTGTCTGCACGCTAGATCCGCACCGTACTGTACCGGAGAGACCAGGTGGTGAAGCGAGCCCGCCTGCCGGTACCAATCGGTCGCTAGAAGACGATGGTCATCGGCTGGAGTACCG CGACTTCAACTGCAACGAGGTGCTAAGCATCTGGTATTACGTGATGATCGTATCGACGGTGCTCAACAGTCTCGGTTGCCTGCTGGCAGCCAGTTTTCTTCTAATCTATGGCATCGAGTGTATGCGTAATGACGGCATGGACCATGCTCCGGCGCTTCTTCAACGGAAAACCAACGGAGAGAGTGCACCAACCGGGCATGGTGAGATGGAAACTGATGGTGGTACGGCTGCCGAGCCCGAGGCCAGCTTCAAACATCGCGATTCAGCAAGCAATCAGCCACTGCTGACGACCGTACGCATCCTGAACACGAACCTGGTCGAAGCTAAGACAGCTGCTGCCGATCAGCAGCCAGATTCGGCTATGTTGCGTGCTCGGGGGGATGGAAGCGACCAGGAACTGTCCCCCTAA